From the Candidatus Alcyoniella australis genome, the window AACCCTTTATCAGACATCACCTTGGTAATCGCACTGGTCAACGTCGTCTTGCCGTGATCGATGTGACCAATCGTACCAACATTGAGATGTGGCTTATTACGATTGTATTTTTCCTTGGCCATCCTCTGAGCCTCCTTAATATCCGCGAATGCGGGTCACTATCTCTTGCGCCAGCTGAGCAGGCACTTCCTCATACCTGTCAAACTGCATCGTATAGGTGGCGCGCCCCTGGGTCTGGCTGCGCAGGTCGGTCGAATAACCGAACATCTCAGCCAGCGGCACCTCGGCGTGCACAACATGCATCTGCCCTCGAGCCTCCATCGCCTTGATCCTGCCGCGCCGCGAGTTCAAATCGCCGATCACGTCGCCGAGGTGTTCCTCGGGGGTGACGATCTCGACGGCCATCAGCGGTTCGAGCAGTTTGCTCCCGACCTGTTTGGCCGCGTTGGCAAAGGCCATCTGAGCGGCAATCTTGAAGTCGATGTCGTTGGAATCGACATCGTGGTAATCGCCGTCAACCAGCTTCACCTCTACGTCGATCACCGGGTATCCAGCCAGTGTTCCGCT encodes:
- a CDS encoding GTP-binding protein, with the translated sequence MAKEKYNRNKPHLNVGTIGHIDHGKTTLTSAITKVMSDKG